The Synechocystis sp. PCC 6714 genome includes the window CATCACCAAATCAATGACCCCTGGATTTTCCACTCGATGGGGCGTATTCATAGGCACATAGGTGGATTCCTTCTGATTTAGCAATTTTTCTTCACCGTTACAGGTAACCTTGGCCGTACCAGATACTACCACCCAATGTTCACTGCGGTGGTAATGCATTTGGGTGCTCATATGTTGTCCAGGTTTGACCACAATGCGATTAATCCGATAGCGGGGACCTTCTTCCAACATGGTAACCATGCCCCAGGGAGGAGTGCGGGTGGTTTCAGGATGGGGAGTGGGGCCTGGAGTAGGCACTTCGGGGGAGTCATTCATGGTGGGAATACTAAGCCAAACGGTGAAAAATACCAAGGACTTGCCCCAATTTTAAACTGCTGGGGAATTTGTCGAGAATTAAGGGACAAGAAAAAAGCCCCGATCGCCAAGGTCAGAGCTTTTAAATATTCAAATATCTGGCATGGCTGTTGAAACAACAATTGGCAACAGTGCAAAAATATTTGCCCAGTAATTATTGGGCCAAA containing:
- a CDS encoding phosphomannose isomerase type II C-terminal cupin domain, which translates into the protein MNDSPEVPTPGPTPHPETTRTPPWGMVTMLEEGPRYRINRIVVKPGQHMSTQMHYHRSEHWVVVSGTAKVTCNGEEKLLNQKESTYVPMNTPHRVENPGVIDLVMIEVQNGEYLGDDDIVRFSEELPKS